From Aerosakkonema funiforme FACHB-1375, one genomic window encodes:
- a CDS encoding GNAT family N-acetyltransferase has product MVNFSSETNNDTVKIRKVVTAAFGRPNEAQLVETIRNSPNFIPALSIVAKQNENVLGHILFSPITIEAQGQISSAIALAPLAVTPAHQRQGIGTQLVHTGLSKCRELNHSIVVVLGEPQYYRRFGFQTASEFGVQAPFPVPDEAFMVLELQPDALKNISGTVRYPEYFNEV; this is encoded by the coding sequence ATGGTCAATTTTTCGAGCGAAACAAACAACGATACAGTCAAAATTCGGAAAGTAGTGACAGCTGCTTTCGGTCGTCCAAATGAAGCCCAACTCGTAGAAACGATCCGCAACTCTCCGAATTTCATTCCCGCACTCTCGATCGTCGCAAAACAGAATGAAAATGTGCTGGGTCACATTTTATTCAGTCCTATTACTATTGAAGCACAAGGACAGATAAGTAGCGCGATCGCACTCGCACCCTTAGCCGTCACACCTGCACATCAGCGTCAAGGTATTGGCACCCAGTTGGTACATACTGGTTTATCAAAATGTCGGGAATTAAATCACAGTATAGTTGTCGTTCTTGGCGAACCGCAATATTATCGCCGTTTTGGTTTCCAGACAGCTAGCGAATTCGGCGTGCAAGCACCTTTTCCAGTTCCCGATGAAGCGTTTATGGTGCTGGAACTTCAACCCGACGCACTGAAAAATATCAGCGGTACTGTACGATATCCGGAGTATTTTAATGAAGTCTAA
- a CDS encoding HD domain-containing protein, translating into MVLSERFTEALVFATELHANQVRKGSGVPYISHLLGVASIALEYGANEDEAISALLHDAIEDQGGAATREEIRRRFGDTVTEIVDGCTDADTTPKPPWRQRKEDYIAHIPTAERSVLLVSASDKLYNARSILKDYRILGESVWGRFYGGREGTLWYYRALVEAFRKVWSSPLIDELERVVSELEYLANGALNIGQKNN; encoded by the coding sequence ATGGTTCTTTCCGAACGCTTCACAGAAGCACTCGTTTTTGCCACCGAACTGCACGCCAACCAAGTCCGCAAAGGCAGCGGCGTTCCTTACATTTCCCATTTGCTGGGTGTCGCCAGCATAGCCTTGGAATATGGGGCGAATGAAGATGAAGCCATTTCCGCTTTACTCCACGATGCCATTGAAGACCAAGGCGGTGCTGCCACGCGAGAAGAAATTCGTCGCCGTTTTGGAGATACGGTAACTGAAATTGTGGATGGTTGCACAGACGCCGACACCACGCCCAAACCCCCTTGGCGACAGCGCAAAGAGGATTATATTGCCCACATTCCCACAGCTGAGCGATCGGTGTTATTAGTCTCGGCATCCGATAAACTGTATAATGCCCGGTCAATTTTGAAAGATTATCGAATATTGGGCGAGTCAGTGTGGGGGCGCTTCTACGGAGGTAGGGAAGGTACTCTTTGGTATTATCGCGCTTTAGTGGAGGCATTTCGCAAAGTTTGGTCATCGCCTCTGATTGACGAATTGGAACGAGTGGTATCAGAATTGGAATATCTGGCTAATGGGGCATTGAACATCGGGCAGAAAAATAACTAA
- a CDS encoding response regulator, which translates to MFSDRTQETRGDILIVDDVPQNLQLLSSILTSHDYEVRRVINGKLALTVASSDPPDLILLDIMMPDMDGYEVCQQLKANEITREIPVIFLSALNDVLDKMKAFSVGGIDYITKPIQDREVIARVENQLMIVRQKKQLREQKAQLEQEVRERIRAEEAVRQRAIALSNHNLVLTKLAQSLALNEGDLKAALAEITEACAENVGVERSSVWLYNESPTKIQCLDLFEKSHNRHSQGIELLETDYPAYFQALQQERPIAAENAHTDPRTKEFSSCYLTPLSIASMLDMPIRVKGKTAGVVCLEHVGFARHWTPEDENFARSIANLVSLAIEARERKYAELALREREEWLRTLVSNISGAVYRCLCHSDWTMVFISDAILEISGYPPSDFINERVRSFDSIVHPEDKDKVKKTIREGISNKQPYCIEYRIVKADGSIAWVYEKGQVIFDANDKIIWLDGVIFDIGDRHKAEVALRESEQRFRAIFNSSFQFTGVLQPNGTVLDVNQTALDFTATKRSDLLGRLFWEVKWWMEPGKNPKEKADRKSELGGGNNLKRSQARQKKAASLQPKQEELKEAIARAAKGEIVRYEVEILGAFNTIATIDFSIKPVFDSSQNVVLLVTEGRDITQRKQAEETLRQMAEREKAIARVIERMRQTLDIESIFTATTQELRLLIDCDRIVVYQFHPDWTGEFVAESVGSEWISLLRQQHNDPHFAKDTIQDSRCTVKALCNQDASPGDSYQQQTSSTDNQSVNYLCIPDIYQAEFPSPYIHLLERFQARAYIIVPIFSSNKLWGLLGAYQNSSPRQWKEAEINVVVQIGNQLGVALQQAELLQQTEKQSAALQQAVLAADTANRAKSEFLANMSHELRTPLNAILGFTQVMNRSSSISAEHQQYLAIINRAGEHLLDLINDVLEMSKIEAGRITLHENFFDLIHLLESLEKMFRLRTESKGLQLIFEIEPELPEYVKSDEGKLRSCLINLLGNAIKFTTEGCVKLRVSAINPEEFVKKLGISNNESEQIIIYFEVSDTGPGIAPEEINLLFEPFGQTASGRKSQQGTGLGLPISRKFVQLMGGDISVSSQISKGSTFSFYIKITLADASKVKADRPQSKVISLAPNQPECRILVADDRFESRMVLVTLLTSIGFLVREAENGRDAIALWESWQPNLILMDMRMPVMDGYEATKYIKSREIGQERSTVIIALTANAFEDDRQSILSAGCNDFIGKPFREEILLEKLSQYLEVAYIYEDKTSEIQDRNRRSQKNLTPEDFKHYFSQMPELWVAELHYAAAQCSDDMVSELIGQIPPEYTLLAQALEDLVDNFEFETIIELTAKE; encoded by the coding sequence ATGTTTAGCGATCGCACTCAAGAAACTAGGGGAGATATTTTAATCGTTGATGATGTACCGCAAAACCTGCAACTTCTGTCGAGTATACTCACATCTCACGATTATGAAGTTAGGCGAGTCATCAATGGAAAACTTGCTTTAACTGTAGCCAGTTCCGATCCGCCCGATTTAATTTTGCTGGATATTATGATGCCAGATATGGATGGCTATGAAGTTTGCCAGCAGCTCAAAGCCAACGAAATTACCCGCGAAATACCGGTGATTTTCTTGAGCGCTCTCAATGATGTATTGGATAAGATGAAAGCTTTTAGTGTTGGGGGCATAGACTACATCACCAAACCAATTCAGGATCGAGAAGTCATAGCCCGCGTAGAAAACCAACTTATGATTGTACGTCAGAAAAAACAATTGCGGGAACAAAAAGCGCAATTGGAACAGGAAGTTCGGGAGCGCATCCGTGCAGAGGAAGCAGTCCGACAAAGGGCGATCGCATTGAGCAACCATAACCTAGTTTTGACAAAATTAGCCCAAAGTCTAGCCCTAAATGAGGGAGATTTAAAAGCAGCTTTAGCAGAAATTACAGAAGCCTGTGCTGAAAACGTTGGGGTTGAACGTTCTAGTGTATGGTTGTACAACGAAAGCCCTACAAAAATACAATGCCTTGACCTATTTGAAAAAAGTCACAACCGACATAGCCAAGGAATTGAACTGTTAGAGACAGACTATCCGGCATATTTTCAAGCTTTGCAGCAAGAGAGACCGATCGCAGCAGAAAACGCCCACACCGATCCCAGAACTAAAGAATTTTCCTCGTGTTACCTAACGCCATTAAGTATCGCATCTATGTTGGATATGCCGATCAGAGTAAAGGGAAAAACGGCAGGAGTTGTATGTTTGGAACACGTTGGATTTGCTCGTCATTGGACGCCGGAAGACGAGAATTTCGCTCGCTCGATCGCCAATTTAGTATCTTTGGCGATCGAAGCGCGAGAGCGCAAGTACGCAGAGCTAGCACTGCGAGAAAGAGAAGAATGGTTGAGAACTTTAGTTAGCAACATTTCTGGTGCTGTTTACCGCTGTCTTTGCCATTCCGATTGGACAATGGTATTTATCAGCGATGCAATTCTAGAAATTTCCGGTTATCCACCCAGCGATTTTATTAACGAGCGAGTGCGCTCCTTTGACAGTATCGTTCATCCTGAAGATAAAGATAAAGTTAAAAAGACTATCCGGGAAGGTATCAGCAACAAACAGCCTTACTGCATCGAATACCGAATAGTTAAAGCCGATGGTAGCATTGCTTGGGTTTACGAAAAAGGTCAGGTAATTTTTGATGCAAATGATAAAATTATATGGCTGGATGGGGTAATTTTTGATATTGGCGATCGCCACAAAGCAGAAGTAGCTCTGCGTGAGAGCGAACAGCGCTTTCGCGCTATTTTTAACTCTAGTTTCCAATTCACGGGGGTACTGCAACCGAATGGCACTGTGCTGGATGTAAATCAAACAGCGCTCGACTTCACGGCAACGAAGCGATCGGATCTGCTGGGGCGTCTGTTTTGGGAAGTAAAATGGTGGATGGAACCGGGAAAAAATCCGAAAGAAAAAGCCGATCGCAAAAGTGAGCTTGGTGGGGGCAATAATTTAAAGCGCTCCCAAGCTCGGCAAAAGAAAGCTGCTTCCCTGCAACCAAAACAGGAGGAATTAAAAGAAGCGATCGCACGCGCTGCCAAAGGCGAAATCGTCCGCTACGAAGTAGAGATTTTGGGTGCATTCAACACAATCGCTACCATCGATTTTTCGATCAAACCAGTGTTTGATTCCAGTCAAAACGTAGTGTTGCTGGTGACAGAAGGGCGCGATATCACGCAACGCAAACAAGCAGAAGAAACCCTGCGCCAGATGGCAGAAAGAGAGAAAGCGATCGCCAGAGTAATTGAACGTATGCGGCAGACTTTGGATATCGAAAGTATATTCACCGCCACAACGCAAGAATTGCGACTTCTGATCGATTGCGATCGCATCGTCGTCTATCAATTCCATCCTGACTGGACGGGCGAATTTGTCGCGGAGTCGGTGGGAAGCGAGTGGATTTCTTTGCTGCGACAACAACACAACGACCCTCATTTTGCCAAAGATACCATACAAGACAGTCGTTGCACTGTGAAAGCTTTGTGCAATCAGGACGCATCTCCGGGAGATAGTTACCAGCAACAAACTTCATCCACTGACAACCAAAGCGTAAATTACCTCTGTATCCCAGACATTTACCAAGCTGAGTTTCCCTCGCCTTACATTCACCTTTTGGAGCGATTTCAAGCCAGAGCCTACATAATTGTCCCTATTTTTTCTAGCAATAAACTGTGGGGTTTGTTGGGAGCTTATCAAAATTCTAGCCCTCGCCAGTGGAAAGAAGCAGAAATCAATGTTGTCGTGCAAATTGGCAATCAGTTGGGAGTCGCTTTGCAGCAGGCAGAATTGCTCCAGCAGACTGAGAAACAGTCGGCAGCGCTGCAACAAGCTGTATTGGCCGCAGATACAGCTAACCGTGCCAAAAGCGAATTTTTGGCGAATATGAGCCACGAGCTGCGTACCCCGCTCAACGCCATTCTCGGCTTTACCCAAGTGATGAATCGTAGCTCATCCATATCCGCAGAGCATCAGCAATATTTGGCAATTATCAATCGTGCTGGCGAACATCTGCTGGATTTGATCAACGATGTGTTGGAAATGTCCAAAATTGAAGCAGGCAGAATTACGTTGCACGAAAATTTCTTTGACTTAATTCACCTCCTAGAAAGTCTGGAAAAAATGTTTCGCTTAAGAACGGAATCCAAAGGTTTACAGTTAATCTTTGAAATCGAACCGGAACTTCCAGAATATGTGAAAAGCGATGAAGGTAAATTGCGTTCTTGTTTAATTAATCTTCTGGGTAATGCCATCAAATTTACTACAGAAGGTTGTGTAAAGCTGCGGGTATCAGCTATTAATCCGGAAGAATTTGTCAAAAAATTAGGAATCTCGAATAACGAGTCCGAACAAATCATAATATACTTTGAAGTATCAGATACTGGCCCTGGCATTGCGCCAGAAGAAATTAATCTTTTGTTTGAACCGTTCGGGCAAACAGCATCAGGTCGAAAATCTCAGCAAGGTACTGGATTGGGTTTACCGATTAGCCGCAAATTCGTACAGCTGATGGGAGGAGATATTAGCGTTAGCAGCCAAATAAGTAAAGGCAGCACATTTAGTTTTTATATTAAAATAACGCTCGCCGACGCAAGTAAAGTTAAGGCAGATCGACCGCAGAGCAAGGTAATTTCTTTGGCACCCAATCAACCGGAATGTCGCATCTTGGTAGCTGACGATCGCTTTGAAAGCCGGATGGTTTTAGTGACATTATTAACGTCGATTGGCTTTCTGGTGCGAGAAGCCGAAAACGGTCGAGATGCGATCGCATTGTGGGAAAGTTGGCAGCCAAACCTGATCTTAATGGATATGCGAATGCCAGTCATGGATGGCTATGAAGCTACTAAATATATTAAATCAAGAGAAATCGGACAGGAGCGATCGACAGTAATTATTGCTCTTACTGCCAACGCTTTTGAGGACGATCGGCAAAGTATCTTGTCAGCAGGTTGTAATGATTTTATCGGCAAGCCATTTCGAGAAGAAATCTTACTAGAAAAATTAAGTCAATATCTAGAAGTCGCCTATATTTACGAAGATAAAACATCCGAAATACAAGACAGAAACCGCAGATCGCAAAAAAATTTGACGCCAGAAGATTTTAAACATTACTTTTCCCAAATGCCAGAGTTGTGGGTGGCAGAACTACACTATGCCGCCGCACAATGCAGCGATGACATGGTTTCAGAGTTGATTGGACAAATTCCCCCAGAATATACGTTGCTGGCGCAAGCTCTTGAGGATTTAGTAGACAACTTCGAGTTTGAAACAATTATAGAATTGACTGCAAAAGAGTAA
- a CDS encoding Panacea domain-containing protein, whose protein sequence is MKSALDIARYFLYRVDRDAGDTISPLKLQKLVYYAQAWSLVLRDKPIFQEDIQAWVHGPAVYEVWDAYKDFRHGAIPEPQEELPEFEEDELEVLEEVWTAYGELSAKRLEDLTHSEAPWINARKGLEPAKKSSNVISHEDMKAYYTSFLEE, encoded by the coding sequence ATGAAAAGTGCATTGGATATCGCTCGGTACTTTCTGTACCGTGTCGATCGAGATGCAGGCGATACAATTTCTCCTCTCAAGCTTCAAAAACTTGTCTATTATGCTCAGGCTTGGAGTTTGGTACTGCGAGATAAGCCAATTTTTCAGGAGGATATTCAGGCTTGGGTTCATGGGCCTGCTGTATATGAAGTTTGGGACGCCTATAAAGATTTCCGACATGGAGCTATTCCAGAACCGCAAGAAGAACTACCAGAATTTGAAGAAGACGAACTGGAAGTACTTGAGGAAGTTTGGACTGCTTATGGGGAATTGAGTGCCAAACGACTTGAAGACTTGACTCATTCAGAAGCTCCTTGGATTAATGCTCGTAAGGGTTTAGAGCCTGCCAAAAAATCATCAAATGTTATATCGCATGAGGATATGAAAGCTTATTACACCTCTTTTTTGGAGGAGTAG
- a CDS encoding fatty acid desaturase family protein has product MESKLTALPEDLQVVPVQSGINYLEKPPVNVLLLKELHRIGSHHYRLAIFIFFYIIAVGGIFLLVEAIATPWRYIACLPLYLLAAASLHGISLFTHEGVHGVLSNHPHWNRILSILCALPVLQNYSAYKVLHLKHHKDLGLEGDPDRYKNYTQWNWLVFLMYWGRLLIGYPVYIIAIPILGFRQGQRKDRICIAIELALLGLLVTAVFLSPIPKWLLIQAWLIPMLFINTMVNIRGMSQHTLLEDESDLIRGTRTILTNPVTRFFMCNENYHLEHHLYPAVPWYNLPRLHQELKQELTLRGAPYISSYFAFVRDFIMASFRRTKVGSVAIGERGRKCS; this is encoded by the coding sequence ATGGAAAGCAAACTAACTGCCTTACCAGAAGATTTACAGGTAGTTCCCGTCCAGTCTGGGATTAACTATTTAGAAAAGCCGCCAGTCAATGTCCTCCTACTCAAAGAGTTGCATCGCATCGGCAGCCATCACTATCGGTTAGCGATATTTATCTTTTTCTATATAATTGCCGTTGGTGGTATATTTCTGCTAGTGGAGGCGATCGCAACTCCTTGGCGCTACATTGCCTGTCTGCCATTGTACCTTCTCGCGGCTGCTTCTTTACACGGTATCAGCTTATTTACACATGAAGGAGTGCATGGCGTACTATCAAATCACCCACATTGGAACAGAATTTTAAGTATCCTGTGCGCTTTGCCAGTACTGCAAAACTATTCAGCTTACAAAGTCCTACACCTCAAGCATCACAAGGATTTAGGTTTAGAAGGCGATCCCGATCGTTACAAAAATTATACCCAGTGGAACTGGTTGGTCTTCCTGATGTACTGGGGAAGGTTGTTAATTGGCTATCCAGTATATATCATCGCAATTCCGATATTGGGATTTCGCCAAGGTCAGAGAAAAGATCGAATTTGTATTGCGATCGAACTGGCTTTGCTGGGATTGTTGGTAACGGCAGTTTTCCTATCCCCCATTCCCAAGTGGCTACTAATTCAAGCTTGGCTGATTCCCATGTTATTTATTAACACAATGGTCAACATTCGCGGGATGAGTCAACACACTTTATTAGAAGACGAATCGGATCTAATTAGAGGTACGCGCACTATTCTTACCAATCCCGTCACCCGATTCTTTATGTGTAATGAAAACTATCATTTAGAACATCACTTATATCCAGCAGTACCTTGGTACAATTTACCGCGTTTGCATCAGGAACTCAAACAAGAATTAACATTGCGCGGCGCACCTTACATCTCTTCCTACTTCGCCTTTGTGCGCGATTTCATCATGGCCAGTTTTCGCCGCACCAAAGTCGGTAGCGTTGCGATCGGGGAGCGGGGGAGAAAATGTTCGTAG
- a CDS encoding LysR family transcriptional regulator produces the protein MNEGNRSNIKLSQLRVLVAVADCGNFSAAALHMEMSQSAVSHAIASLEEDLGVVLLSRGRHGAHLTPVGDRITAHARKVLQLLEAIGKEANLEKGLEGGSLRIACFRSVATHILPTAISRFRHCFPNITISITENDTFPSIEQALREGYADIGFTYLPTSNEFETWEILRDDYILLLPPTTKLRNNQVTWQELAKYPLIVSSIPPCNALTRKCLSITEYPLNIAYEIREDSTIVSMVQQGLGAAILPRLAAEPVPPGVGVCSLPAHLERVIGVAILANALHSPAVYAFLDALRNTGRFAEKTAV, from the coding sequence ATGAATGAAGGCAATAGAAGCAATATTAAGCTTTCCCAGCTTCGTGTGTTAGTTGCGGTAGCAGACTGCGGCAACTTCAGCGCAGCAGCGCTGCATATGGAGATGTCCCAGTCGGCAGTCAGTCATGCGATCGCTTCCCTGGAGGAAGATTTAGGTGTGGTGTTACTTTCCAGGGGGCGTCACGGGGCCCATCTCACCCCTGTTGGCGATCGCATCACAGCTCATGCACGTAAAGTGCTACAGCTTTTGGAAGCGATCGGCAAAGAAGCTAACTTAGAAAAAGGCTTAGAAGGCGGTAGCCTGCGAATCGCCTGTTTTCGTAGCGTCGCAACTCACATCCTACCAACAGCGATCTCCCGATTTCGCCACTGCTTTCCCAATATCACCATCAGTATTACTGAAAACGACACTTTCCCAAGTATCGAACAAGCTTTGCGGGAAGGTTATGCCGATATTGGTTTCACCTATTTACCCACCAGCAATGAATTTGAAACTTGGGAAATTCTGCGAGATGATTACATTCTACTGCTGCCACCAACAACTAAATTGAGAAATAATCAAGTTACTTGGCAAGAATTAGCTAAATATCCATTAATTGTCAGTTCCATACCTCCCTGCAATGCCTTGACTCGCAAATGTTTGTCCATTACAGAATACCCCCTCAATATTGCTTACGAAATCAGGGAAGATTCAACCATTGTCAGCATGGTTCAACAAGGTTTGGGAGCTGCTATTCTCCCTCGTCTTGCTGCCGAACCCGTACCCCCCGGTGTGGGAGTGTGCAGTTTGCCGGCACATTTAGAAAGGGTAATTGGGGTAGCTATTTTGGCAAATGCGCTTCATTCTCCAGCAGTTTATGCGTTTTTAGATGCGCTTAGGAATACGGGTCGATTTGCTGAAAAAACTGCTGTATGA
- a CDS encoding ABC transporter ATP-binding protein: MANVKLEKITRRFNNSTAIADITFEVPDGEFWVLVGPSGCGKSTILRTIAGLETATSGNLYIGDTLVNDIPPRQRDVAMVFQNYALYPHMTVAENLAFGLQMRKFDRKAMRERVEKVARSLDIFHLLDRKPKQLSGGQQQRVALGRAIAREPKVFLLDEPLSNLDAQLRDDTRAELKQLHQRVGITTIYVTHDQVEAMTLADKIVVLNRGKIQQVGEPQTVYARPANRTIATFLGSPPMNILSATYAGDSFKLGEQFLACPAIIREKLQLREGQSLDMGIRAENIRVGDIKENDRYPLFVEIKVIEPLGRETLIRGILAESGVHISFYAAPELSLRAGDRIPIQLDLDRLFVFDPATGDTLYPLL; the protein is encoded by the coding sequence ATGGCAAACGTTAAATTAGAAAAAATAACGAGACGGTTTAATAACTCTACCGCGATCGCAGATATTACTTTTGAAGTTCCCGATGGGGAATTTTGGGTTTTGGTAGGGCCATCCGGTTGCGGCAAGTCTACAATTCTGAGAACTATTGCGGGATTGGAAACTGCCACCAGCGGTAATCTTTATATTGGCGATACTTTGGTGAACGATATCCCCCCCAGGCAAAGAGATGTGGCGATGGTGTTCCAAAATTACGCCCTTTATCCGCATATGACGGTGGCGGAAAATCTGGCTTTTGGGTTGCAAATGCGAAAATTTGACCGGAAAGCAATGAGAGAAAGGGTGGAAAAAGTGGCGCGATCGCTCGATATTTTTCACCTGTTAGATCGGAAACCCAAACAGTTATCGGGAGGACAGCAACAACGGGTAGCCTTGGGAAGGGCGATCGCACGCGAACCGAAAGTTTTTCTATTAGATGAACCTTTATCTAATTTAGATGCCCAATTGCGAGATGATACGAGGGCAGAGTTAAAACAATTGCACCAGCGCGTAGGAATTACTACGATTTACGTTACGCACGACCAAGTTGAGGCGATGACGCTAGCTGACAAAATTGTCGTGTTGAATCGAGGTAAAATTCAACAAGTTGGCGAACCGCAAACAGTTTATGCGCGTCCTGCCAACAGAACGATCGCGACATTTTTGGGTAGTCCGCCCATGAATATTTTGTCTGCAACTTATGCGGGAGATAGCTTTAAGTTAGGCGAGCAATTTTTAGCTTGTCCGGCAATTATTCGCGAAAAGTTACAACTCAGAGAAGGACAAAGTTTGGATATGGGTATTCGGGCAGAAAATATTAGAGTGGGGGATATTAAAGAAAACGATCGCTATCCGCTTTTTGTGGAAATAAAGGTGATAGAACCCCTGGGAAGAGAGACTTTAATTCGTGGGATTTTAGCGGAATCGGGAGTGCATATAAGTTTTTATGCAGCGCCAGAATTGAGTCTGCGGGCGGGCGATCGCATCCCCATACAACTGGATCTCGATCGGTTGTTTGTGTTCGATCCCGCGACCGGCGATACTCTCTATCCTTTACTTTGA
- a CDS encoding DUF1648 domain-containing protein, translated as MTSQPVLNIPRSPLDGAIEIVAVAGIAFNLIYLIVNWAAMPDIIPIHFDVFGKVDSMGSKLTILLFPSLSLLFYILLTVVNRFPHTFNYPVPITEQNAYRQYEIALRLMKWMKMQLIWLFAFIEWQIIQAAIRKEFVLNIGFLLVIILVIFATVGYYLWQAYQNR; from the coding sequence ATGACTTCACAACCTGTTTTAAATATACCGCGATCGCCCTTAGATGGAGCGATCGAAATTGTCGCCGTTGCCGGAATTGCGTTTAACCTCATATACCTCATCGTTAATTGGGCTGCCATGCCCGATATTATTCCCATTCATTTTGATGTGTTTGGCAAGGTAGATTCGATGGGTAGCAAGTTGACTATCTTGCTTTTTCCGAGCCTCAGCCTATTGTTTTATATCTTGTTGACAGTAGTAAATCGGTTTCCCCATACATTTAATTATCCTGTACCGATAACAGAGCAAAATGCTTACAGACAATATGAGATAGCTTTACGTCTGATGAAATGGATGAAAATGCAACTAATCTGGTTATTTGCATTTATTGAATGGCAAATTATCCAGGCAGCAATACGGAAAGAGTTTGTGCTGAATATAGGATTTTTGTTGGTGATTATTTTGGTTATTTTTGCCACTGTGGGGTATTATCTCTGGCAAGCATATCAGAATCGATGA
- a CDS encoding MAG6450 family protein: protein MGKSRIKKPSGASSSRKIPESALAHPTSSENADEQHPSFRFEHTDENRWRLSEWQPSEIEDLIRALKKIERYTWAQIKSQGSKQRGGSVGCGYKLITNHPKLPESVSDDVKLSEMRVDERKRIFGFRVGSVYYIVWFDRDHSVCPE, encoded by the coding sequence GTGGGAAAGTCTCGTATAAAAAAGCCTTCAGGAGCAAGTTCCTCACGCAAAATTCCTGAGTCAGCTTTGGCTCATCCAACAAGCTCGGAGAACGCAGACGAACAACACCCTAGCTTTAGGTTTGAGCATACTGATGAAAATCGCTGGCGTTTATCGGAGTGGCAACCATCAGAAATTGAGGATTTGATACGAGCGCTAAAAAAAATCGAGAGATACACATGGGCGCAAATAAAAAGCCAAGGCTCGAAACAACGTGGGGGTTCTGTAGGCTGCGGATATAAGCTAATTACCAATCATCCAAAGCTACCTGAAAGCGTCAGCGATGATGTTAAACTTTCGGAAATGCGGGTTGATGAAAGAAAGCGTATTTTTGGTTTTCGCGTTGGTTCCGTTTACTACATTGTGTGGTTTGACAGAGACCATAGTGTGTGTCCAGAGTGA
- a CDS encoding class I SAM-dependent methyltransferase, translating into MSGNTLGLSAQFYNYLLSASLREPDILRRLREETANHPGAAMQVAPEQGQFLALLVQLMGAKKTLEVGVFTGYSSLSVALALPPDGKIVACDISAEHTSIARRYWQQAGVADKIDLRVAPALDTLDRLLADGQASTFDFAFIDADKANYENYYERSLQLVRPGGLIAVDNVLWYGRVAYPQDPDKITQIMRAYNEKLHRDERVFLSVVPIGDGLSLALKR; encoded by the coding sequence ATGTCAGGAAATACCCTTGGCTTGAGCGCTCAATTCTATAATTACCTGTTATCTGCCTCTTTACGGGAGCCGGATATTCTGCGCCGTCTGCGAGAAGAAACTGCCAATCATCCTGGTGCCGCAATGCAGGTTGCGCCAGAACAAGGTCAGTTTTTAGCGCTATTAGTGCAATTGATGGGAGCGAAGAAAACGCTGGAAGTGGGCGTTTTTACTGGTTATAGCTCGCTTTCTGTGGCTTTGGCACTACCTCCAGATGGCAAGATTGTTGCTTGCGATATTAGCGCGGAACACACATCAATCGCTCGTCGCTATTGGCAGCAAGCTGGGGTGGCGGATAAGATCGATCTGCGAGTAGCACCTGCGCTGGATACCTTGGATCGTTTATTAGCAGATGGACAGGCATCTACGTTTGATTTTGCGTTCATCGATGCGGACAAGGCAAATTATGAGAATTATTATGAGCGATCGCTCCAACTTGTTCGTCCCGGTGGTTTGATTGCAGTTGATAATGTCTTGTGGTACGGACGAGTTGCCTATCCTCAAGATCCAGATAAAATTACGCAGATTATGCGAGCTTACAATGAAAAATTGCATCGGGACGAACGAGTTTTCCTCAGTGTCGTTCCCATCGGCGATGGATTGAGCTTAGCGCTGAAGCGATGA